In Drosophila santomea strain STO CAGO 1482 chromosome 2L, Prin_Dsan_1.1, whole genome shotgun sequence, a single window of DNA contains:
- the LOC120448515 gene encoding blastoderm-specific protein 25D isoform X2 — translation MEVSADPYEQKLYQMFRSCETQCGLLDEKSLLKLCSLLELRDQGSALIASLGGSHQLGVSFGQFKEALLNFLGSEFDGTTSSGFIERSLVITDEPLTSTYIESPPESSDREVSPKLVVGTKKYGRRSRPQHGIYELSVTDSDNTDEDQLQQQQKHRNLNGCDELGVQVQRSSSQSDLPGSRRLRSVHTSGSKLKRCASLPARRKMNNSTTGTTTSPTAAAKLKQLSIQSQAQHSSSVESLGHHLATNPAPSSEHWRCYHGGRWSCCKDTVTPQQLETISVHSIIEAWELASIPNTRNLLHVLGFDEEEEVNLQQLTKALEEEMRGLEGDHEQSNMLRALAALQATELGNYRLAFRQQHEENLKLRADNKAANQRVALLAVEVDERHASLEDNSKKQVQQLEQRHASMVRELTLRMSNDRDHWTSMTGKLEAQLKSLEQEEVRLRTELELVRTENLELESEQQKAHIQLTELLEQNIKLNQELAQRPSSISGTPEHSPLRPRRHSEDKEEEMLQLMEKLAALQMENAQLRDKTDELTIEIESLNVELIRSKTKGKKQEKLEKQEEQESAATATKRRGDSPSKTNLTEESPRLGKQRKCTEGEQSDASNSGDWLALNSELQRSQSQDKELTSLRQRVTELEKELKAAKEGRSLTPESRSKELEASLEQMQRAYEDCEDYWQTKLSEERQLFEKERQIYEDEQHESDKKFTELMEKVREYEEQFSKDGRLSPIDERDMLEQQYSELEAEAAQLRSSSIEMLEEKAQEISSLQSEIEDLRQRLGESVEILTGACELTSESVAQLSADAGKSPASSPISYLWLQSTIQEPAKSLADSKDEATASAIELLGGSPSHKTASRTTPFESSQSGPSPTNSGTTNASGANAGPAPISKPKRAQSPHQTPSEGEIADCETSSTASNKSFESNSKTSCLSHEKSSSPSALKEELKRLKFFELSLKEQIKDLSLQRDGLVMELQQLQEARPVLEKAYARTTHPTLQQRLNQLELRNRHLQNVIKQQQQYTESLMQQSWRQHQVELNDLHSRIETQGVLLGEQTQRLQNADILVKDLYVENSHLTATVQRLEQQRARVNLIHQQQQQQRLVGGGLPGMP, via the exons ATGGAGGTTTCCGCCGATCCGTATGAGCAGAAGCTCTACCAAATGTTCCGCAGCTGCGAGACGCAGTGCGGACTTCTGGACGAGAAGTCCCTGCTGAAACTCTGCTCTCTGCTGGAGCTTCGGGATCAAGGATCCGCACTGATCGCCAGCCTGGGCGGCAGCCACCAGCTGGGCGTGTCCTTTGGCCAGTTCAAGGAGGCTCTCCTCAACTTCCTGGGCTCCGAATTCGATGGCACGACGTCATCGGGTTTTATTG AGCGTTCACTGGTGATTACGGATGAGCCGCTGACCAGCACATACATTGAGAGTCCGCCAGAGTCTTCCGATCGCGAAGTTTCACCGAAACTCGTTGTGGGCACCAAGAAATACGGTCGCCGGTCCAGGCCACAACATGGTATCTACGAATTATCCGTCACGGACTCAGACAATACGGATGAGGaccagttgcagcagcagcagaagcaccGAAATCTCAATGGCTGCGATGAGCTGGGAGTTCAG GTGCAACGTTCCTCGTCCCAGAGCGATCTTCCTGGCAGCCGCCGCCTGCGGTCCGTCCACACCAGCGGCAGCAAACTGAAGCGATGTGCTTCGCTGCCAGCACGCCGAAAGATGAACAACAGCACCACAGGAACAACTACATCGCCGACGGCAGCAGCCAAGTTGAAACAGCTATCCATCCAGAGCCAGGcgcagcacagcagcagcgtGGAATCCTTGG GCCATCACCTGGCCACCAATCCCGCACCGTCGTCCGAGCACTGGAGATGCTATCACGGCGGCCGTTGGTCATGCTGCAAAG ACACCGTGACGCCTCAGCAGCTGGAGACGATCTCAGTGCATAGCATTATCGAAGCCTGGGAGCTGGCCAGCATTCCCAACACTCGCAACCTACTTCACGTCCTGGGATtcgatgaggaggaggaggtcaACCTGCAACAGCTCACCAAGGCGTTGGAGGAGGAGATGCGTGGCCTCGAGGGCGATCACGAGCAATCGAATATGCTGCGTGCTCTGGCTGCTCTGCAGGCCACAGAGTTGGGTAACTACCGACTTGCCTTCAGGCAGCAGCACGAGGAGAACCTCAAGCTGAGGGCCGATAATAAGGCGGCTAACCAAAGGGTGGCCTTGCTGGCCGTGGAAGTCGATGAACGGCATGCCTCACTGGAGGATAACTCCAAGAagcaggtgcagcagctggagcaacGACACGCCAGCATGGTGAGGGAACTTACGTTGCGAATGAGCAATGATCGCGATCACTGGACCAGCATGACGGGAAAGCTTGAGGCGCAGCTTAAATCCCTTGAGCAGGAGGAAGTTCGCCTCAGAACGGAACTCGAACTGGTGCGCACGGAGAACTTGGAACTGGAGTCGGAGCAGCAGAAGGCTCACATCCAACTCACAGAGCTGCTCGAACAGAACATTAAGCTCAACCAGGAACTGGCCCAAAGGCCGAGCAGCATTAGTGGCACTCCGGAGCACAGTCCATTGCGACCAAGAAGGCATAGCGAGGacaaggaggaggagatgcTCCAGCTAATGGAGAAGCTGGCTGCTCTTCAAATGGAGAACGCCCAGCTGCGTGACAAGACTGACGAACTGACCATCGAAATCGAGAGCTTAAATGTTGAACTAATTCGTTCGAAAACCAAGGgcaaaaagcaagaaaaacTAGAGAAACAAGAGGAGCAGGAGTCGGCGGCGACGGCCACCAAGAGGCGTGGAGATTCGCCGAGCAAAACAAACCTCACAGAGGAGAGCCCTCGTCTGGGAAAGCAGCGCAAGTGCACCGAAGGAGAACAGAGTGATGCCAGCAACAGCGGAGATTGGTTAGCTCTAAACTCTGAGCTGCAAAGAAGTCAAAGCCAAGATAAGGAGCTAACAAGCCTCAGGCAGCGGGTGACTGAGTTGGAGAAGGAACTCAAGGCGGCAAAAGAAGGCAGATCTCTAACTCCGGAAAGCCGCTCCAAGGAACTGGAGGCCAGTCTCGAGCAAATGCAGCGCGCCTATGAGGATTGCGAGGACTACTGGCAAACAAAACTCAGCGAAGAGCGGCAGCTGTTCGAAAAGGAGCGACAGATCTACGAGGATGAGCAGCACGAGAGCGATAAGAAGTTCACCGAGCTGATGGAGAAGGTGCGCGAGTACGAGGAACAGTTCAGCAAGGATGGCCGTTTGTCGCCCATTGATGAGCGCGATATGCTGGAGCAGCAGTACTCAGAATTGGAGGCAGAGGCAGCCCAACTGCGCTCGAGCTCTATTGAAATGCTTGAGGAGAAGGCTCAGGAAATTAGTTCTCTGCAATCGGAGATAGAGGATTTGCGACAGAGATTGGGTGAGAGCGTCGAGATCCTCACTGGCGCCTGTGAACTCACATCGGAATCGGTAGCCCAACTGAGTGCCGACGCGGGAAAAAGTCCAGCCAGCTCACCTATCAGCTACCTCTGGCTGCAGAGCACCATCCAAGAGCCGGCGAAATCCCTTGCTGACTCCAAGGATGAAGCCACCGCCAGTGCCATCGAACTGCTCGGAGGCTCACCATCGCACAAGACAGCCAGCCG CACAACACCCTTTGAAAGCTCTCAGTCGGGTCCTTCGCCAACAAACAGTGGAACCACCAACGCCTCCGGCGCCAATGCTGGTCCAGCTCCGATCAGCAAACCCAAGAGGGCCCAGAGCCCTCATCAGACTCCATCGGAGGGAGAGATAGCCGATTGTGAGACGTCGTCGACGGCGTCCAACAAGAGCTTCGAATCCAACAGTAAAACGTCTTGCCTTAGCCACGAGAAGTCTAGCAGTCCGTCGGCACTGAAGGAGGAACTGAAGCGCCTTAAGTTCTTCGAGCTGTCGCTCAAGGAGCAGATTAAGGACTTGAGCCTGCAGCGGGACGGTCTGGTCATGGAACTGCAGCAATTGCAGGAGGCGCGACCAGTTCTCGAGAAGGCCTATGCG CGAACCACGCATCCAACGCTTCAGCAGCGACTGAACCAATTGGAGCTGCGAAATCGCCATCTGCAGAATGTcatcaagcagcagcagcaatacACCGAGTCCCTGATGCAGC AATCCTGGAGGCAGCATCAAGTGGAGCTCAACGATCTGCATAGCCGGATCGAAACCCAGGGTGTTTTGCTGGGCGAACAGACACAGCGACTGCAGAATGCCGACATCCTGGTGAAGGACCTCTATGTGGAGAACTCCCATCTGACGGCCACAGTGCAGCGGTTGGAGCAGCAGCGAGCTAGGGTTAACCTAattcaccagcagcagcaacagcagcgacTTGTGGGCGGCGGACTGCCCGGCATGCCTTAG
- the LOC120448515 gene encoding blastoderm-specific protein 25D isoform X1, with product MEVSADPYEQKLYQMFRSCETQCGLLDEKSLLKLCSLLELRDQGSALIASLGGSHQLGVSFGQFKEALLNFLGSEFDGTTSSGFIERSLVITDEPLTSTYIESPPESSDREVSPKLVVGTKKYGRRSRPQHGIYELSVTDSDNTDEDQLQQQQKHRNLNGCDELGVQVQRSSSQSDLPGSRRLRSVHTSGSKLKRCASLPARRKMNNSTTGTTTSPTAAAKLKQLSIQSQAQHSSSVESLGHHLATNPAPSSEHWRCYHGGRWSCCKDTVTPQQLETISVHSIIEAWELASIPNTRNLLHVLGFDEEEEVNLQQLTKALEEEMRGLEGDHEQSNMLRALAALQATELGNYRLAFRQQHEENLKLRADNKAANQRVALLAVEVDERHASLEDNSKKQVQQLEQRHASMVRELTLRMSNDRDHWTSMTGKLEAQLKSLEQEEVRLRTELELVRTENLELESEQQKAHIQLTELLEQNIKLNQELAQRPSSISGTPEHSPLRPRRHSEDKEEEMLQLMEKLAALQMENAQLRDKTDELTIEIESLNVELIRSKTKGKKQEKLEKQEEQESAATATKRRGDSPSKTNLTEESPRLGKQRKCTEGEQSDASNSGDWLALNSELQRSQSQDKELTSLRQRVTELEKELKAAKEGRSLTPESRSKELEASLEQMQRAYEDCEDYWQTKLSEERQLFEKERQIYEDEQHESDKKFTELMEKVREYEEQFSKDGRLSPIDERDMLEQQYSELEAEAAQLRSSSIEMLEEKAQEISSLQSEIEDLRQRLGESVEILTGACELTSESVAQLSADAGKSPASSPISYLWLQSTIQEPAKSLADSKDEATASAIELLGGSPSHKTASRNNLTTSETSIFSTTPFESSQSGPSPTNSGTTNASGANAGPAPISKPKRAQSPHQTPSEGEIADCETSSTASNKSFESNSKTSCLSHEKSSSPSALKEELKRLKFFELSLKEQIKDLSLQRDGLVMELQQLQEARPVLEKAYARTTHPTLQQRLNQLELRNRHLQNVIKQQQQYTESLMQQSWRQHQVELNDLHSRIETQGVLLGEQTQRLQNADILVKDLYVENSHLTATVQRLEQQRARVNLIHQQQQQQRLVGGGLPGMP from the exons ATGGAGGTTTCCGCCGATCCGTATGAGCAGAAGCTCTACCAAATGTTCCGCAGCTGCGAGACGCAGTGCGGACTTCTGGACGAGAAGTCCCTGCTGAAACTCTGCTCTCTGCTGGAGCTTCGGGATCAAGGATCCGCACTGATCGCCAGCCTGGGCGGCAGCCACCAGCTGGGCGTGTCCTTTGGCCAGTTCAAGGAGGCTCTCCTCAACTTCCTGGGCTCCGAATTCGATGGCACGACGTCATCGGGTTTTATTG AGCGTTCACTGGTGATTACGGATGAGCCGCTGACCAGCACATACATTGAGAGTCCGCCAGAGTCTTCCGATCGCGAAGTTTCACCGAAACTCGTTGTGGGCACCAAGAAATACGGTCGCCGGTCCAGGCCACAACATGGTATCTACGAATTATCCGTCACGGACTCAGACAATACGGATGAGGaccagttgcagcagcagcagaagcaccGAAATCTCAATGGCTGCGATGAGCTGGGAGTTCAG GTGCAACGTTCCTCGTCCCAGAGCGATCTTCCTGGCAGCCGCCGCCTGCGGTCCGTCCACACCAGCGGCAGCAAACTGAAGCGATGTGCTTCGCTGCCAGCACGCCGAAAGATGAACAACAGCACCACAGGAACAACTACATCGCCGACGGCAGCAGCCAAGTTGAAACAGCTATCCATCCAGAGCCAGGcgcagcacagcagcagcgtGGAATCCTTGG GCCATCACCTGGCCACCAATCCCGCACCGTCGTCCGAGCACTGGAGATGCTATCACGGCGGCCGTTGGTCATGCTGCAAAG ACACCGTGACGCCTCAGCAGCTGGAGACGATCTCAGTGCATAGCATTATCGAAGCCTGGGAGCTGGCCAGCATTCCCAACACTCGCAACCTACTTCACGTCCTGGGATtcgatgaggaggaggaggtcaACCTGCAACAGCTCACCAAGGCGTTGGAGGAGGAGATGCGTGGCCTCGAGGGCGATCACGAGCAATCGAATATGCTGCGTGCTCTGGCTGCTCTGCAGGCCACAGAGTTGGGTAACTACCGACTTGCCTTCAGGCAGCAGCACGAGGAGAACCTCAAGCTGAGGGCCGATAATAAGGCGGCTAACCAAAGGGTGGCCTTGCTGGCCGTGGAAGTCGATGAACGGCATGCCTCACTGGAGGATAACTCCAAGAagcaggtgcagcagctggagcaacGACACGCCAGCATGGTGAGGGAACTTACGTTGCGAATGAGCAATGATCGCGATCACTGGACCAGCATGACGGGAAAGCTTGAGGCGCAGCTTAAATCCCTTGAGCAGGAGGAAGTTCGCCTCAGAACGGAACTCGAACTGGTGCGCACGGAGAACTTGGAACTGGAGTCGGAGCAGCAGAAGGCTCACATCCAACTCACAGAGCTGCTCGAACAGAACATTAAGCTCAACCAGGAACTGGCCCAAAGGCCGAGCAGCATTAGTGGCACTCCGGAGCACAGTCCATTGCGACCAAGAAGGCATAGCGAGGacaaggaggaggagatgcTCCAGCTAATGGAGAAGCTGGCTGCTCTTCAAATGGAGAACGCCCAGCTGCGTGACAAGACTGACGAACTGACCATCGAAATCGAGAGCTTAAATGTTGAACTAATTCGTTCGAAAACCAAGGgcaaaaagcaagaaaaacTAGAGAAACAAGAGGAGCAGGAGTCGGCGGCGACGGCCACCAAGAGGCGTGGAGATTCGCCGAGCAAAACAAACCTCACAGAGGAGAGCCCTCGTCTGGGAAAGCAGCGCAAGTGCACCGAAGGAGAACAGAGTGATGCCAGCAACAGCGGAGATTGGTTAGCTCTAAACTCTGAGCTGCAAAGAAGTCAAAGCCAAGATAAGGAGCTAACAAGCCTCAGGCAGCGGGTGACTGAGTTGGAGAAGGAACTCAAGGCGGCAAAAGAAGGCAGATCTCTAACTCCGGAAAGCCGCTCCAAGGAACTGGAGGCCAGTCTCGAGCAAATGCAGCGCGCCTATGAGGATTGCGAGGACTACTGGCAAACAAAACTCAGCGAAGAGCGGCAGCTGTTCGAAAAGGAGCGACAGATCTACGAGGATGAGCAGCACGAGAGCGATAAGAAGTTCACCGAGCTGATGGAGAAGGTGCGCGAGTACGAGGAACAGTTCAGCAAGGATGGCCGTTTGTCGCCCATTGATGAGCGCGATATGCTGGAGCAGCAGTACTCAGAATTGGAGGCAGAGGCAGCCCAACTGCGCTCGAGCTCTATTGAAATGCTTGAGGAGAAGGCTCAGGAAATTAGTTCTCTGCAATCGGAGATAGAGGATTTGCGACAGAGATTGGGTGAGAGCGTCGAGATCCTCACTGGCGCCTGTGAACTCACATCGGAATCGGTAGCCCAACTGAGTGCCGACGCGGGAAAAAGTCCAGCCAGCTCACCTATCAGCTACCTCTGGCTGCAGAGCACCATCCAAGAGCCGGCGAAATCCCTTGCTGACTCCAAGGATGAAGCCACCGCCAGTGCCATCGAACTGCTCGGAGGCTCACCATCGCACAAGACAGCCAGCCG CAATAACCTCACCACTTCGGAAACATCCATCTTTAGCACAACACCCTTTGAAAGCTCTCAGTCGGGTCCTTCGCCAACAAACAGTGGAACCACCAACGCCTCCGGCGCCAATGCTGGTCCAGCTCCGATCAGCAAACCCAAGAGGGCCCAGAGCCCTCATCAGACTCCATCGGAGGGAGAGATAGCCGATTGTGAGACGTCGTCGACGGCGTCCAACAAGAGCTTCGAATCCAACAGTAAAACGTCTTGCCTTAGCCACGAGAAGTCTAGCAGTCCGTCGGCACTGAAGGAGGAACTGAAGCGCCTTAAGTTCTTCGAGCTGTCGCTCAAGGAGCAGATTAAGGACTTGAGCCTGCAGCGGGACGGTCTGGTCATGGAACTGCAGCAATTGCAGGAGGCGCGACCAGTTCTCGAGAAGGCCTATGCG CGAACCACGCATCCAACGCTTCAGCAGCGACTGAACCAATTGGAGCTGCGAAATCGCCATCTGCAGAATGTcatcaagcagcagcagcaatacACCGAGTCCCTGATGCAGC AATCCTGGAGGCAGCATCAAGTGGAGCTCAACGATCTGCATAGCCGGATCGAAACCCAGGGTGTTTTGCTGGGCGAACAGACACAGCGACTGCAGAATGCCGACATCCTGGTGAAGGACCTCTATGTGGAGAACTCCCATCTGACGGCCACAGTGCAGCGGTTGGAGCAGCAGCGAGCTAGGGTTAACCTAattcaccagcagcagcaacagcagcgacTTGTGGGCGGCGGACTGCCCGGCATGCCTTAG
- the LOC120448515 gene encoding blastoderm-specific protein 25D isoform X3, with the protein MEVSADPYEQKLYQMFRSCETQCGLLDEKSLLKLCSLLELRDQGSALIASLGGSHQLGVSFGQFKEALLNFLGSEFDGTTSSGFIERSLVITDEPLTSTYIESPPESSDREVSPKLVVGTKKYGRRSRPQHGIYELSVTDSDNTDEDQLQQQQKHRNLNGCDELGVQVQRSSSQSDLPGSRRLRSVHTSGSKLKRCASLPARRKMNNSTTGTTTSPTAAAKLKQLSIQSQAQHSSSVESLDTVTPQQLETISVHSIIEAWELASIPNTRNLLHVLGFDEEEEVNLQQLTKALEEEMRGLEGDHEQSNMLRALAALQATELGNYRLAFRQQHEENLKLRADNKAANQRVALLAVEVDERHASLEDNSKKQVQQLEQRHASMVRELTLRMSNDRDHWTSMTGKLEAQLKSLEQEEVRLRTELELVRTENLELESEQQKAHIQLTELLEQNIKLNQELAQRPSSISGTPEHSPLRPRRHSEDKEEEMLQLMEKLAALQMENAQLRDKTDELTIEIESLNVELIRSKTKGKKQEKLEKQEEQESAATATKRRGDSPSKTNLTEESPRLGKQRKCTEGEQSDASNSGDWLALNSELQRSQSQDKELTSLRQRVTELEKELKAAKEGRSLTPESRSKELEASLEQMQRAYEDCEDYWQTKLSEERQLFEKERQIYEDEQHESDKKFTELMEKVREYEEQFSKDGRLSPIDERDMLEQQYSELEAEAAQLRSSSIEMLEEKAQEISSLQSEIEDLRQRLGESVEILTGACELTSESVAQLSADAGKSPASSPISYLWLQSTIQEPAKSLADSKDEATASAIELLGGSPSHKTASRNNLTTSETSIFSTTPFESSQSGPSPTNSGTTNASGANAGPAPISKPKRAQSPHQTPSEGEIADCETSSTASNKSFESNSKTSCLSHEKSSSPSALKEELKRLKFFELSLKEQIKDLSLQRDGLVMELQQLQEARPVLEKAYARTTHPTLQQRLNQLELRNRHLQNVIKQQQQYTESLMQQSWRQHQVELNDLHSRIETQGVLLGEQTQRLQNADILVKDLYVENSHLTATVQRLEQQRARVNLIHQQQQQQRLVGGGLPGMP; encoded by the exons ATGGAGGTTTCCGCCGATCCGTATGAGCAGAAGCTCTACCAAATGTTCCGCAGCTGCGAGACGCAGTGCGGACTTCTGGACGAGAAGTCCCTGCTGAAACTCTGCTCTCTGCTGGAGCTTCGGGATCAAGGATCCGCACTGATCGCCAGCCTGGGCGGCAGCCACCAGCTGGGCGTGTCCTTTGGCCAGTTCAAGGAGGCTCTCCTCAACTTCCTGGGCTCCGAATTCGATGGCACGACGTCATCGGGTTTTATTG AGCGTTCACTGGTGATTACGGATGAGCCGCTGACCAGCACATACATTGAGAGTCCGCCAGAGTCTTCCGATCGCGAAGTTTCACCGAAACTCGTTGTGGGCACCAAGAAATACGGTCGCCGGTCCAGGCCACAACATGGTATCTACGAATTATCCGTCACGGACTCAGACAATACGGATGAGGaccagttgcagcagcagcagaagcaccGAAATCTCAATGGCTGCGATGAGCTGGGAGTTCAG GTGCAACGTTCCTCGTCCCAGAGCGATCTTCCTGGCAGCCGCCGCCTGCGGTCCGTCCACACCAGCGGCAGCAAACTGAAGCGATGTGCTTCGCTGCCAGCACGCCGAAAGATGAACAACAGCACCACAGGAACAACTACATCGCCGACGGCAGCAGCCAAGTTGAAACAGCTATCCATCCAGAGCCAGGcgcagcacagcagcagcgtGGAATCCTTGG ACACCGTGACGCCTCAGCAGCTGGAGACGATCTCAGTGCATAGCATTATCGAAGCCTGGGAGCTGGCCAGCATTCCCAACACTCGCAACCTACTTCACGTCCTGGGATtcgatgaggaggaggaggtcaACCTGCAACAGCTCACCAAGGCGTTGGAGGAGGAGATGCGTGGCCTCGAGGGCGATCACGAGCAATCGAATATGCTGCGTGCTCTGGCTGCTCTGCAGGCCACAGAGTTGGGTAACTACCGACTTGCCTTCAGGCAGCAGCACGAGGAGAACCTCAAGCTGAGGGCCGATAATAAGGCGGCTAACCAAAGGGTGGCCTTGCTGGCCGTGGAAGTCGATGAACGGCATGCCTCACTGGAGGATAACTCCAAGAagcaggtgcagcagctggagcaacGACACGCCAGCATGGTGAGGGAACTTACGTTGCGAATGAGCAATGATCGCGATCACTGGACCAGCATGACGGGAAAGCTTGAGGCGCAGCTTAAATCCCTTGAGCAGGAGGAAGTTCGCCTCAGAACGGAACTCGAACTGGTGCGCACGGAGAACTTGGAACTGGAGTCGGAGCAGCAGAAGGCTCACATCCAACTCACAGAGCTGCTCGAACAGAACATTAAGCTCAACCAGGAACTGGCCCAAAGGCCGAGCAGCATTAGTGGCACTCCGGAGCACAGTCCATTGCGACCAAGAAGGCATAGCGAGGacaaggaggaggagatgcTCCAGCTAATGGAGAAGCTGGCTGCTCTTCAAATGGAGAACGCCCAGCTGCGTGACAAGACTGACGAACTGACCATCGAAATCGAGAGCTTAAATGTTGAACTAATTCGTTCGAAAACCAAGGgcaaaaagcaagaaaaacTAGAGAAACAAGAGGAGCAGGAGTCGGCGGCGACGGCCACCAAGAGGCGTGGAGATTCGCCGAGCAAAACAAACCTCACAGAGGAGAGCCCTCGTCTGGGAAAGCAGCGCAAGTGCACCGAAGGAGAACAGAGTGATGCCAGCAACAGCGGAGATTGGTTAGCTCTAAACTCTGAGCTGCAAAGAAGTCAAAGCCAAGATAAGGAGCTAACAAGCCTCAGGCAGCGGGTGACTGAGTTGGAGAAGGAACTCAAGGCGGCAAAAGAAGGCAGATCTCTAACTCCGGAAAGCCGCTCCAAGGAACTGGAGGCCAGTCTCGAGCAAATGCAGCGCGCCTATGAGGATTGCGAGGACTACTGGCAAACAAAACTCAGCGAAGAGCGGCAGCTGTTCGAAAAGGAGCGACAGATCTACGAGGATGAGCAGCACGAGAGCGATAAGAAGTTCACCGAGCTGATGGAGAAGGTGCGCGAGTACGAGGAACAGTTCAGCAAGGATGGCCGTTTGTCGCCCATTGATGAGCGCGATATGCTGGAGCAGCAGTACTCAGAATTGGAGGCAGAGGCAGCCCAACTGCGCTCGAGCTCTATTGAAATGCTTGAGGAGAAGGCTCAGGAAATTAGTTCTCTGCAATCGGAGATAGAGGATTTGCGACAGAGATTGGGTGAGAGCGTCGAGATCCTCACTGGCGCCTGTGAACTCACATCGGAATCGGTAGCCCAACTGAGTGCCGACGCGGGAAAAAGTCCAGCCAGCTCACCTATCAGCTACCTCTGGCTGCAGAGCACCATCCAAGAGCCGGCGAAATCCCTTGCTGACTCCAAGGATGAAGCCACCGCCAGTGCCATCGAACTGCTCGGAGGCTCACCATCGCACAAGACAGCCAGCCG CAATAACCTCACCACTTCGGAAACATCCATCTTTAGCACAACACCCTTTGAAAGCTCTCAGTCGGGTCCTTCGCCAACAAACAGTGGAACCACCAACGCCTCCGGCGCCAATGCTGGTCCAGCTCCGATCAGCAAACCCAAGAGGGCCCAGAGCCCTCATCAGACTCCATCGGAGGGAGAGATAGCCGATTGTGAGACGTCGTCGACGGCGTCCAACAAGAGCTTCGAATCCAACAGTAAAACGTCTTGCCTTAGCCACGAGAAGTCTAGCAGTCCGTCGGCACTGAAGGAGGAACTGAAGCGCCTTAAGTTCTTCGAGCTGTCGCTCAAGGAGCAGATTAAGGACTTGAGCCTGCAGCGGGACGGTCTGGTCATGGAACTGCAGCAATTGCAGGAGGCGCGACCAGTTCTCGAGAAGGCCTATGCG CGAACCACGCATCCAACGCTTCAGCAGCGACTGAACCAATTGGAGCTGCGAAATCGCCATCTGCAGAATGTcatcaagcagcagcagcaatacACCGAGTCCCTGATGCAGC AATCCTGGAGGCAGCATCAAGTGGAGCTCAACGATCTGCATAGCCGGATCGAAACCCAGGGTGTTTTGCTGGGCGAACAGACACAGCGACTGCAGAATGCCGACATCCTGGTGAAGGACCTCTATGTGGAGAACTCCCATCTGACGGCCACAGTGCAGCGGTTGGAGCAGCAGCGAGCTAGGGTTAACCTAattcaccagcagcagcaacagcagcgacTTGTGGGCGGCGGACTGCCCGGCATGCCTTAG